The Oncorhynchus clarkii lewisi isolate Uvic-CL-2024 unplaced genomic scaffold, UVic_Ocla_1.0 unplaced_contig_8867_pilon_pilon, whole genome shotgun sequence genome has a segment encoding these proteins:
- the LOC139402707 gene encoding OX-2 membrane glycoprotein-like, producing the protein VDFLSCEVIAPSSMTAVAGLPFTLGCNVTIATGDTVKQVRWLNKHKQVLLAYEPGESVRTTSRQDDVELTSSHRNVSAITIKRVGPNDEGCYRCIFDIYPSGAQEGMTCLSIEVKVGNEGNKTAISGKLATMSCWYGLPDRVRQVLWRKTAEQGDTTTLASFAKRGQPSIEEPYRGRMTLNPSLGDTQLSIRPVKTEDEGCYTCEFHTYPEGTRSATACLFVYVLPNPEITHVTSSGVIEANCTAAARPAAQMVWNVEGDNRTLGPSVSSSYDQGDGTTLVTSTLLLQEGLPHDQSVKCMVHHRGLDSPMSVNLNVGPALTTIISVSCVAALLLCCLCVCLCKCFLCRDD; encoded by the exons GTTGACTTCCTGTCATGTGAGGTCATCGCCCCCTCCAGCATGACCGCTGTGGCGGGCCTCCCCTTCACGCTGGGCTGTAACGTCACCATAGCAACTGGCGACACGGTCAAGCAGGTCCGCTGGCTGAACAAACACAAGCAGGTTCTCCTGGCGTACGAGCCAGGCGAGTCGGTCAGAACCACCTCCCGCCAAGACGACGTGGAGCTAACTTCCTCGCACCGCAACGTCAGCGCCATCACCATCAAGAGGGTGGGGCCTAACGACGAGGGCTGCTACCGCTGCATCTTTGACATCTACCCCAGCGGAGCACAGGAGGGAATGACCTGCCTCAGTATCGAAG TCAAAGTGGGCAATGAGGGTAATAAAACAGCCATCAGCGGGAAGCTGGCCACCATGTCCTGCTGGTACGGCCTCCCAGACAGGGTACGCCAGGTCCTGTGGAGAAAGACTGCAGAGCAGGGCGACACGACCACGTTGGCCTCCTTTGCCAAGCGAGGCCAACCCAGCATTGAGGAACCTTATCGGGGACGCATGACCCTGAACCCCTCCCTGGGAGACACCCAGCTCTCCATCAGGCCGGTGAAGACGGAGGACGAGGGCTGCTACACCTGCGAGTTCCACACTTACCCAGAAGGCACCAGGAGCGCCACGGCCTGCCTCtttgtatatg TGCTGCCCAACCCAGAGATCACCCACGTGACCTCCAGCGGGGTCATCGAGGCCAACTGCACGGCCGCAGCCCGTCCTGCAGCCCAGATGGTATGGAATGTGGAGGGGGACAACCGGACGCTGGGGCCGTCCGTGTCCTCGTCCTACGACCAGGGGGACGGCACCACCCTGGTCACCAGCACCCTCCTCCTCCAGGAGGGCCTGCCCCACGACCAATCCGTCAAATGCATGGTGCACCACCGAGGCCTGGACTCGCCCATGTCCGTCAACCTCAATG ttgGTCCGGCCCTCACTACTATCATCTCAGTATCCTGTGTGGCAGCCTTGCTcctgtgctgtctgtgtgtgtgcctctgcaaGTGCTTCCTGTGTCGAGACG ATTGA